A DNA window from Dreissena polymorpha isolate Duluth1 unplaced genomic scaffold, UMN_Dpol_1.0 chrUn010, whole genome shotgun sequence contains the following coding sequences:
- the LOC127863497 gene encoding uncharacterized protein LOC127863497: protein MEGCYLLDDNQIVTTCFDNVVRVYDVKSGKLLHRLTGHKTSVTLALSGVTPYFLTYGSHAEENCIFLWNKVTCSRVATFTLDERVNTIHWSDDGTFFYTTINGVWEHKVAEVIT, encoded by the exons ATGGAAGGGTGTTATCTTCTTGACGACAACCAAATCGTGACCACGTGCTTCGACAATGTTGTCCGAGTGTACGACGTCAAATCAG GCAAGCTACTGCACCGGTTGACAGGCCACAAGACGTCGGTGACGTTAGCGCTAAGTGGCGTCACGCCCTACTTCCTGACGTATGGCTCGCATGCGGAAGAGAACTGCATCTTCCTGTGGAACAAAGTCACGTGCTCTAGGGTCGCCACCTTCACGCTGGACGAGCGG GTCAATACCATCCACTGGAGCGATGATGGAACGTTTTTCTACACAACCATAAATGGCGTCTGGGAACATAAGGTTGCTGAAGTCATTACGTAG